The following is a genomic window from Mycobacteriales bacterium.
AGTGCGGACCCGGCATCCCCTTGGGCACCCCGCTCGCCTTCAACCAGATCTACGCCAACCAGCCGCCGGTCAACAAAAAGCAGACCGAAGCATTCGCTTCCGAGTGCAAGAAGGTTGGGATCACCGTGACGACCGAGTCGGGCACATTCAACGACATCGTCTCGAACTACAGCGATATCTCGGTCCCGGCCACAATCAACAAGTGGGCCATGCTCAACTTCGGCGGCTTCACGAACTCCCTCTACCCGACCACGGTCGCGCTGTTCAACACTGGTGGCACCTACAACCTCGGCAACTACAGCGACCCGATGGCCGACACCCTCATCCACAACTCGATCTTCGGGGGCGACCCGTCGGCGGTGAAGGCGGAGGCGTCCTATCTCGCGGAGAACCTCCCGGGGCTGTTCCTACCGTCCGCGGACAACATTGCCGCTTGGAAGAAGACGCTGTCGGGGCCACCGGAGGCGTTCTCCAACCTGACCCAATCCGGGTTCACGCCGGAGTACTGGTACTTCACCACCGCGCAGAGCTGAGGATCCCGCCCTCGGGCGCCCGTCTCCGCCGGCCAAACCTCGCAGCTGCCGCTCGCGCGCACCGCGGCGCCTACGGAGCGGCGCCGGGTGACTCAGTGACCTAGGTCAGGACCGTGTCGATGAGACGCAGATAGCGGGTCAGGTGACGGGGGGCGAGGTATTCGTCGAGAACCCGGTCGTGTCCGCTACTACCCAGCCGCTCGCCGACCTCCGGGTGGGTGAGGAGCTCGCTGATCGCCCGGCCGAGTGCCGGGAGGTCCTCGGGATCATCGATCAGGCGTCCGGAGACCCCCTCCTCGATCTGATCCTGGATACCGCCCACTCGACTGCCGATAGTTGGTCGCGACTTCCACATCGCCTCCGCGACGGTGAGCCCGAAACCCTCGGCAAGGCTCTTCTGAACGACGACGTTGGACCGTCGTTGCAGGGCGTTGACGATCGCCCCATTCTCCTCGAGGTCATCCATCGGGAGGCAGGCCAGGTGTACACGTCGGCGCTGTGATGCGGGCAGTGCCTGCCAGGCGGCCCGCAACTCGTCCAGACTCTGTTGCCCCTCTGGGTCGTCGGTTATCGATTCCGGGGCCGGTCCGGCGAGGACCAGATGGGCGTCGAGATCGGCGGTCACGTGCTCTACGAAACCGGTCATCACCCCGATGTGGTCCTTGAGCGGATCCCAGCGTGAGATCTGCGTGACGAGCCGCGCACCGGGCGGGATGCGCTCGTCCTCGATCACCTCGGCCGGATTGGACACTTTGGCGCTCGCACCGTCCTGCCGGAGGAACTCCGGCTGGGCCCGCGGCGTGTCGGCGATGATGCCGGCCGCGTCGATGATCGCGTCGACGACGGCTTTGTCGAGGTGCTGGTTCTTCGGCGAGAATGCGTCGAGACACGGCGGGATGACGGACACCCCGGCAGGGGGCAGACACTTCCAGGCGTACTGCCGCCGGGAGAACACCTGCGCCCGGGTATGTCTGACGTAGGGGAGCAGGAAATCCCAGGCCGCGCGAGTGTGCTTGTCGGCCGCGTCGGCACCGATGTGGCAGGTCCAGATCAGATTCGCACCGCGGCCGTTCAGCGCTTCGGCAAGCCCGAGGGTCTGCGGGTCGTGCAGCACCACGGCATCGCCCGGCTGGATGAGTTCGGCCATCCGTTCGGCGTCCGCCGCGAGCGCGGTCTCGTAGATCTCGTGCTCAGCGGGGCCGAGCGGGCCGCCGTCCCCCGGTTCGCCGTGGAGCAGGTGGTGGAGTCGCTTCGTTACCTCGAAGAAGTCGTCGTTACCGTCGATGACAAGCCAACGCGTGGTGATCCCAGCGCCGACGAGATAGCAGAGGATGGACTGAAGCATCTCGGCGACGCCACCCCCCGCGCTCGTCGAGTTGATGTGCCACACCGTGCGGCCTTCGAGGACCCGGCGCGAGTGCGCGAGGGTCTCGGCGAACTCACGGGCCCGCTCCGTCCCGAGGATCGGGTCGAACTTATCCGGCGGCAAGGAGGTGATCGCGACTTCGTCCACAGCACTCCGTTCCTGTTGTTTTCATGCGGATCAGCAGGTGCCCAATCGGCCGGCGAACAGCGCGGTTCCAAGTCCGAGCCAAGCA
Proteins encoded in this region:
- a CDS encoding glycosyltransferase, with translation MDEVAITSLPPDKFDPILGTERAREFAETLAHSRRVLEGRTVWHINSTSAGGGVAEMLQSILCYLVGAGITTRWLVIDGNDDFFEVTKRLHHLLHGEPGDGGPLGPAEHEIYETALAADAERMAELIQPGDAVVLHDPQTLGLAEALNGRGANLIWTCHIGADAADKHTRAAWDFLLPYVRHTRAQVFSRRQYAWKCLPPAGVSVIPPCLDAFSPKNQHLDKAVVDAIIDAAGIIADTPRAQPEFLRQDGASAKVSNPAEVIEDERIPPGARLVTQISRWDPLKDHIGVMTGFVEHVTADLDAHLVLAGPAPESITDDPEGQQSLDELRAAWQALPASQRRRVHLACLPMDDLEENGAIVNALQRRSNVVVQKSLAEGFGLTVAEAMWKSRPTIGSRVGGIQDQIEEGVSGRLIDDPEDLPALGRAISELLTHPEVGERLGSSGHDRVLDEYLAPRHLTRYLRLIDTVLT